In Lactuca sativa cultivar Salinas chromosome 5, Lsat_Salinas_v11, whole genome shotgun sequence, the DNA window ATTAGTTTCACCTTAACAACTAACATTTCGATAATCTTTATTTAACAGAATATTTGTTGTTGGGTAATTAATAAGAAAACAACAGACTGAAAAAAGATCACAAAGTAGTTTAAAATTAAACAGAAACAGTTGTTTATAATAAATGTGTCGGACAGCATTCGAATTAAACAATAATAATTTCTTTAATGAAACATACATACAACAACTGTAATTATTATCCGTGTCTCTACTGCTGCAACCACCACTTGTACCTTGTGCATAGTTTCTGGTACACTGATGATCATTGTGAAACTGAAAACTCCCGTTAGAAGAATCTCTATATTCCCGTATTCTTTCGCCCTCGTTATTCGCAGCCGAAAAGGAATATTCCGGCCAAGTTTCAGCCGTCTCCGCTGCTGTAGTCGTCAAATTTTCATCTTCTTCCGAAAACTCCGTGGTGGTGACTGCCGCATTCGCATTCCTCACCACCTCCCAGCCGTCGGATTCCCAGTTTGCCGATGAATTGGAAGCCAATGTAGCTATCCTTCGTACCCCGTTTGAAGAATTCAAATTCGTAGTTGTATTTTCAATCTCCGAAGTTTCTCCGTCGGAGAAATTTGTGTCCGACCAATCGAACACGCATCTCGGTGACCATTTTCTGTCCATGAAttcagatgaagaagaagaagaagaagagcagGATAGCAAAAATGGGTGTCGGAGCAACTGATCGCAGGTCCATCTTTCAGACGGGTCTCTTCTGAGACACTTGTTTAAAAAATCATGTAGCTCGTCGGAAAAGTGACCTGGCAAATGTGGTAACTCGTCGGAGTACCCAATTTGAAACAGAGTGTCAACTCCTCTGTCTTCCCACGCTGGCTTTCCGGTGACCATTTCGATCACTGTACACCCCAATGACCAAACATCAGACTCCGGTCCTTGACACTCCCCACGGACGACCTCCGGCGCCATCCACAACGGACTACCACGTGTTCCAGAAACCGGAGCACCACCAAATTCCACCGCCGACCCAAAATCCGCCAGCTTCGCCTCCCCTGGAATCACCCCGACCAACACATTCTTCCCTTTCACATCGCAATGAACAATATTTCTCTCATGAATGTACTTCAACGCAGACACAATACACCGCGTATAACTCCGAACAGTGACATCCTCACCGTGTTTTGCCAAATCAGCAACGGTCCCACCTGGCATATACTCCATGTGTAAGTTCCGGTACACCACCGGAGAATTCTCCTTCTCCGAGGTGACATCATCGCCGCGATACCCAACAACATAAGGCGAGGTCAACGATCTCAGAATCCGAATCTCATTCTCCAAAGCTTGAGAGAATCGTTCGGAGTTTTGTTTCACGGACTTAACCGCGAAGACCCCACCATCGGATTTATCGACGGCGAAACTGACAGTTCCGAAAGAGCCTCGACCGATGCAAAGGCCTCGAACCCAATTCGGTGTGGTGGTCATTTTGAGAAAAGATAAAAGATTGGTATTAATGGAGATGGGGTTTTTGGAGGGAGGGTATTTATAGAGAGAAGGAGTGAAGGAAGTTGGCGTGAGAAGAGGGGAGAATGATACGGTGTTTTATCCTTATCTCGATGGTTGATCGTTAAAAGGGCAGGGCAATAACTGCAATCACTTGGCACAGTGCCACAGTGTGTTGTCGTTACTCACGTTAGGTTACAACATCCATATGTTCCGGTAAAGTTACAAGACTTTACATGTGCCAAAATTATGATCACATATACTTTCGTAATTataatgttaaaagttaaaactacATAAAAACAGGATGATGAGCCAACTaatttcaaaagtaaaataaaaaatgtagacattattttgattaatgattttttatctttaatttttaACTAGAAGGTTTTTCTATACATTGCGCATTTGGGCGGGGTGAAAGATGTTATTTTTATGTGTCTGTTCATGTTTTTAAGCCTTTGGTAAAGAGATGCTATTACGAGTTCAAAAATGAATTATTACTAAATTGTAGATATTAGATGTCACACTctcataaattaataatataacaTAATAGACTTCTAAAGGCGTCACTAGGAACCGTTCACATAAGTTGTTACACTGTAGATTTAAATTTTACCACCTTCTCGGAGTAGGGTTTTCATTTCgcataatagttttttttttttttttttttgtgtgtgtgtgtgtgtaaatttTAACTACAAAATGTAGACATTTTAAATGTAAAATTAACATAGTTCAATGTAAGCTCAACCGATTTGTTTCTTCAAAATCATTGATAGTAGTTGAGACGTTATTCTAGGATGTGGTGGATATCACATTTCAAGATCTATTTAAAAATAGGGACTATTAAATGGATATAATTGTTGGTATCTGGGTTCGAAATTGTAACATtcgaaatttcaaaccaattattttttcattttcagAATATAGTATAACACCAAACTTTGTTCCTCGAGTACTGTAATATAAAAACTCATTTGTTCAACATTGTAAAAAAACATAGTTTTCCAAAACATGGTAATAACATAAAATCAGCGGAAGTCTATAAAAAAATAAGAAGCGATGCGTGTGCATTACAGTTAAACTGAGACCTTTCTTCGAACAGAGGAACAACATGAGCATAAAatcaactgtaagcacaaagtttaatgTGTTCACCAATATACCATATCTCGCATTACATACATAATGCATACATACAAGACTTTTAGTCAACACCTAAGTGGGACTATAAGCTCATAGCCCTCATCCCAAAGACATGTTAGGCATGcaaccaacttataatcaacACCTCAGTGTGTGTATATGCACAAAGTCTTTATCCCAAAGACTTGTTAAAATTCCATCTATCATCCGAGTGGGCCTGAAGGCTTACAACCAGCTCCCCTCGGATCAAAACATACCAAGCAAATAGATTAACCAACCAAAGCACATTGTTGTACCCTAACAATACCTATCCAAGCTACCACACTATACGTATCATGTCACacacaatatagtgagaaaactcacatgaGTCTAGCAACAAAAACTC includes these proteins:
- the LOC111912994 gene encoding mitogen-activated protein kinase kinase kinase 18 encodes the protein MTTTPNWVRGLCIGRGSFGTVSFAVDKSDGGVFAVKSVKQNSERFSQALENEIRILRSLTSPYVVGYRGDDVTSEKENSPVVYRNLHMEYMPGGTVADLAKHGEDVTVRSYTRCIVSALKYIHERNIVHCDVKGKNVLVGVIPGEAKLADFGSAVEFGGAPVSGTRGSPLWMAPEVVRGECQGPESDVWSLGCTVIEMVTGKPAWEDRGVDTLFQIGYSDELPHLPGHFSDELHDFLNKCLRRDPSERWTCDQLLRHPFLLSCSSSSSSSSEFMDRKWSPRCVFDWSDTNFSDGETSEIENTTTNLNSSNGVRRIATLASNSSANWESDGWEVVRNANAAVTTTEFSEEDENLTTTAAETAETWPEYSFSAANNEGERIREYRDSSNGSFQFHNDHQCTRNYAQGTSGGCSSRDTDNNYSCCMYVSLKKLLLFNSNAVRHIYYKQLFLFNFKLLCDLFSVCCFLINYPTTNILLNKDYRNVSC